One window from the genome of Bacteroidia bacterium encodes:
- the gcvH gene encoding glycine cleavage system protein GcvH has translation MNLPADLKYTKEHEWIKIDGDMATIGITDFAQGELGDIVYVDINTLNESLKKDEVFGTVEAVKTVSDLFMPVDGTIVEINPKLTDAPDSVNKDPYGNGWMVKVKIADASQLSVLLTAEGYAAIAGA, from the coding sequence ATGAACCTACCTGCTGATTTAAAATACACCAAAGAACATGAGTGGATTAAAATAGATGGCGACATGGCAACAATTGGAATTACCGACTTTGCACAAGGCGAGTTGGGCGACATTGTTTATGTTGACATCAACACCTTAAATGAATCTTTAAAAAAGGACGAAGTTTTTGGAACTGTTGAAGCCGTAAAAACTGTGTCTGATTTATTTATGCCTGTTGATGGTACCATTGTTGAAATAAATCCAAAACTTACAGATGCACCGGATAGTGTAAATAAAGACCCCTATGGTAATGGTTGGATGGTAAAAGTAAAAATAGCTGATGCCTCACAACTAAGCGTCCTTCTTACCGCTGAAGGCTATGCTGCAATTGCAGGTGCCTGA
- a CDS encoding glycosyltransferase — MRKPKVLMLGWEFPPVINGGLGVACHDLCLAMVKHAKVSMVIPKSNPDFVIKDLNLIGLNTIDSRTLKQVNYKEEYKTFEDVHFIPSALNPYYTDRKAAFEIPGIDVESQYMKEVKIGNRHAKVFHIDDLYGGDVIEKVTVFGELAARLALTLDFDIIHAHDWMTMLAGMEIKKQSGKPLVVHVHSLEVDRGGVNSQGWVYQMEKRGMLEADVLMPVSNFTGNIINEYYGIDYRKIFPVHNGIREVKPFRSKSPYKEKIVLFVGRLTRQKGPEYFVDIAAKVLEKNQNVRFIMAGTGDAQSRILEKVAQNKIGHRFHLAGFLGLDKVRYLLSIADAYCMPSVSEPFGLSAVEAVQFDVPVVISKQSGVSEVLSGALKFDFWDINQAAEYLLGLLDNDILHNQVVKDAQKDLEEISWDIAANKVIEGYKKFKLV; from the coding sequence ATGCGGAAACCAAAAGTTTTAATGCTAGGATGGGAATTTCCACCGGTAATAAACGGTGGACTTGGTGTTGCCTGCCATGACCTGTGTCTGGCTATGGTAAAGCACGCAAAAGTGTCCATGGTTATCCCTAAAAGTAATCCTGATTTTGTAATTAAAGACCTTAACCTCATTGGGCTGAATACAATAGATTCAAGAACCCTTAAACAAGTTAACTATAAGGAAGAATATAAAACTTTTGAAGATGTACATTTTATTCCATCTGCCTTAAATCCATACTATACAGACAGAAAAGCAGCCTTCGAAATACCGGGTATTGATGTGGAATCGCAATACATGAAAGAGGTAAAGATTGGCAATCGCCATGCAAAAGTTTTTCATATTGACGATCTTTATGGAGGTGATGTTATAGAAAAAGTTACGGTTTTTGGCGAACTTGCTGCACGTTTAGCTCTGACATTGGATTTTGATATTATCCATGCTCACGATTGGATGACCATGTTGGCAGGAATGGAAATAAAAAAACAAAGTGGTAAACCCTTGGTGGTTCATGTACATTCTCTGGAAGTTGACCGTGGCGGTGTAAACAGTCAAGGATGGGTTTATCAGATGGAAAAAAGAGGCATGCTTGAAGCAGATGTGCTGATGCCTGTGAGTAACTTCACCGGAAATATCATCAACGAATATTATGGTATTGACTACAGAAAAATATTCCCTGTGCATAATGGCATCAGAGAGGTAAAACCATTTAGAAGTAAAAGCCCTTATAAAGAGAAAATAGTACTTTTTGTAGGACGTTTAACAAGGCAAAAAGGTCCGGAATATTTTGTAGATATTGCCGCTAAAGTTTTAGAAAAAAATCAAAATGTGCGATTTATCATGGCCGGTACAGGTGATGCACAGAGCAGAATTTTAGAAAAAGTTGCACAGAACAAAATAGGCCATCGCTTTCACCTTGCTGGATTTCTTGGATTAGACAAAGTACGCTATCTGCTTTCCATTGCTGATGCCTATTGTATGCCATCGGTGAGTGAACCATTCGGTCTTTCTGCCGTGGAAGCTGTACAGTTTGATGTACCTGTTGTCATCAGCAAACAATCAGGTGTATCTGAAGTTCTTTCCGGTGCGCTGAAATTTGATTTTTGGGACATCAATCAGGCTGCTGAATACTTGCTTGGCTTATTGGATAACGACATCCTGCACAATCAGGTTGTTAAAGATGCACAAAAAGATCTTGAAGAAATCAGTTGGGATATTGCTGCCAACAAAGTTATTGAAGGTTACAAAAAATTCAAACTGGTTTAA
- the paaZ gene encoding phenylacetic acid degradation bifunctional protein PaaZ: protein MRLKNYIAGEWVEGTGSGTPLFHAVTGEQIAIASSQGLDFKAMLEYARTVGGPALRALTFHERSRKLKALAMHLMAKKEIFYQLSAATGATRTDSWIDIEGGIGTLFAYASKGRRELPDETFLVEGNIEPLSKNGTFIGQHICVPLEGVAIHINAFNFPCWGMLEKLAPTIVAGMPAIIKPATATSYLTELMVKEIIASGILPAGALQLICGSAGDILDHVNCQDVVTFTGSAETGRMLRQKPAIIDNSVRFTMEADSLNCSILGQDASPDTEEFKLFIKEVAREMTAKSGQKCTAIRRTIVPSKYADEVANALKKRLTDIRLGNPSVEGVRMGPLASKSQVKDVTAQVSKLMNVCEVAFGDLKNFEVTGADKEKGAFMPSMLLYCKKPLASAEPHDIEAFGPVTTIMPYDSTEESITLAKMGKGSLVGSLFTADDNIARQVVLNTAAYHGRMLVINRHSAAESTGHGSPMPQLIHGGPGRAGGGEEMGGIRGVKHFMQRTALQGSPTTLSNICNTFLKGAAITEDIIHPFRKYFDDLKIGDTLITHKRTITEADIVNFAGISGDNFYAHTDETSLEGSIFERRVAHGYFIISAAAGLFVDPKKGPVLANYGLDNLRFTQPVYVGDTIQVRLTCKSKTKKEDREGQVPQGVVEWDVEVTNQRGETVAVETVLTLVARKM, encoded by the coding sequence ATGAGATTAAAAAATTATATTGCCGGAGAGTGGGTTGAAGGCACCGGTAGTGGAACACCATTGTTTCATGCAGTTACAGGTGAACAAATAGCCATAGCTTCTTCCCAAGGACTAGATTTTAAAGCTATGTTAGAATATGCAAGAACTGTGGGCGGACCAGCACTGCGTGCTTTAACTTTTCATGAGAGGTCAAGGAAGCTAAAAGCATTGGCAATGCACCTAATGGCTAAGAAAGAAATATTTTATCAACTATCGGCAGCTACAGGTGCTACCCGAACCGACTCCTGGATTGATATTGAAGGAGGTATTGGAACCTTGTTTGCCTATGCCAGTAAGGGCAGGCGCGAGTTGCCGGATGAAACTTTTCTGGTAGAAGGAAATATAGAGCCATTATCAAAGAATGGAACATTTATCGGTCAGCATATTTGCGTGCCTCTTGAAGGTGTTGCCATTCACATCAATGCTTTTAATTTCCCTTGCTGGGGAATGCTCGAAAAGTTGGCTCCAACAATTGTTGCCGGCATGCCTGCCATTATCAAGCCTGCCACCGCAACCTCATATCTTACAGAGTTGATGGTGAAAGAAATTATTGCCTCTGGCATATTGCCTGCCGGTGCATTGCAATTGATTTGTGGCAGTGCCGGAGATATTTTAGACCATGTAAACTGTCAGGATGTGGTGACTTTTACAGGAAGTGCAGAAACCGGACGTATGCTGCGTCAGAAGCCTGCCATAATTGACAATTCAGTGCGTTTTACCATGGAAGCCGACTCATTAAATTGCAGTATCTTGGGTCAGGATGCCTCACCCGATACAGAAGAGTTTAAGCTTTTTATAAAGGAAGTCGCACGCGAAATGACTGCTAAGTCAGGACAAAAATGTACAGCTATCAGAAGAACAATTGTTCCTTCAAAATATGCTGATGAAGTAGCAAATGCGCTTAAAAAGAGATTGACAGATATTCGCTTAGGCAATCCATCTGTTGAAGGGGTTCGTATGGGGCCATTGGCAAGCAAAAGCCAGGTTAAAGATGTAACCGCTCAAGTCTCCAAACTTATGAATGTGTGTGAGGTAGCTTTTGGCGATCTTAAAAACTTTGAAGTTACAGGTGCAGATAAAGAAAAAGGAGCTTTTATGCCTTCGATGCTTTTGTATTGTAAAAAACCATTGGCATCAGCCGAGCCACATGATATTGAAGCATTTGGTCCTGTCACTACCATTATGCCTTATGATAGTACTGAGGAGTCTATTACATTAGCTAAAATGGGCAAAGGCAGTCTTGTAGGCTCTTTGTTCACTGCTGATGATAATATTGCCAGACAGGTTGTTTTAAATACTGCTGCATATCATGGTAGAATGTTAGTTATCAATCGTCACAGTGCAGCCGAAAGTACAGGGCATGGTTCACCTATGCCACAACTTATTCATGGTGGTCCGGGTCGTGCCGGTGGTGGAGAAGAAATGGGAGGAATAAGAGGGGTGAAGCATTTTATGCAGCGAACGGCTTTACAAGGCTCACCTACAACGCTTTCAAATATTTGCAATACCTTCCTTAAAGGAGCAGCCATTACAGAAGATATAATCCACCCATTCAGAAAATATTTCGATGACCTTAAAATTGGCGATACATTAATCACTCATAAAAGAACCATTACAGAAGCTGATATTGTAAACTTTGCCGGAATTAGTGGTGATAATTTTTATGCACATACCGATGAAACTTCACTCGAAGGCTCTATTTTTGAAAGAAGGGTAGCCCATGGCTATTTCATTATTTCGGCAGCCGCAGGCTTGTTCGTTGACCCAAAGAAAGGTCCTGTATTGGCAAATTATGGATTGGATAATTTACGCTTTACGCAGCCTGTATATGTAGGTGATACCATTCAGGTAAGATTAACTTGTAAGTCGAAAACCAAAAAGGAAGACCGCGAAGGTCAAGTGCCGCAAGGAGTAGTAGAATGGGATGTGGAAGTAACCAATCAACGCGGAGAAACCGTAGCCGTTGAAACGGTTCTTACATTGGTGGCACGAAAAATGTAA
- a CDS encoding SHOCT domain-containing protein, with translation MKVFFTIWLCFVFSLTAFSQNEYNNFVVERKNVQKQIDEMLKSDKAFKNKNATAEFQALIRKLLELDDKIILSANYTVNILQNENKDLEKQANLKPKTIIKTVHGKTVTVANDSIYDALFIAQNRVSNLNDALKAKDGAFGQLLNKSDSLIITNKTLQARFDALMADNKALNEKNIVLIVFNSLVAVGLILSLFFLLRKPVAKKMLLNTPDNEKPAAKIEQSRVVQQVPVAMSVELKPEPVIKVSPEGILSASHDALDFKLDQIEKLARLKEKGYLTDEEFNVQKRQILGV, from the coding sequence ATGAAAGTTTTTTTTACAATTTGGCTGTGTTTTGTTTTTAGCCTGACAGCATTTTCGCAAAATGAATATAATAATTTTGTTGTTGAACGCAAAAATGTTCAAAAACAAATTGATGAAATGCTCAAGTCTGACAAGGCATTTAAGAACAAAAATGCAACAGCAGAATTTCAGGCTTTAATACGCAAACTTCTTGAGCTTGATGATAAAATTATTCTATCTGCAAACTACACTGTGAATATTTTGCAGAATGAAAACAAGGATCTTGAAAAACAGGCTAACCTGAAACCAAAAACTATCATAAAAACTGTTCATGGCAAAACAGTAACAGTTGCCAACGACAGTATTTATGATGCACTCTTTATTGCGCAAAACAGGGTATCCAACCTCAATGATGCCTTAAAAGCTAAGGATGGCGCCTTTGGCCAGCTTTTAAACAAATCAGACAGTCTGATTATAACTAATAAAACCTTACAGGCACGATTTGATGCTTTAATGGCTGACAACAAAGCTTTGAATGAGAAAAACATTGTGCTAATTGTATTCAACTCTTTAGTTGCTGTAGGGCTCATACTTTCCTTGTTTTTTCTACTGAGAAAACCCGTTGCCAAAAAAATGCTGTTGAACACTCCTGATAATGAAAAACCAGCAGCAAAAATTGAACAAAGCAGAGTAGTGCAGCAAGTTCCTGTTGCAATGTCTGTTGAACTAAAACCTGAACCGGTCATAAAAGTATCGCCTGAAGGAATCTTGTCAGCTTCGCATGATGCTTTGGATTTTAAACTCGATCAGATAGAGAAACTGGCGCGCCTGAAAGAGAAAGGCTACCTTACAGATGAAGAATTTAATGTCCAGAAACGTCAAATCCTTGGTGTTTGA
- the metK gene encoding methionine adenosyltransferase codes for MPYLFTSESVSEGHPDKVADQISDALIDNFLAYDSTSKVACETLVTTGQVVLAGEVKSNAYLDVQDIARKVIKEIGYTKSEYMFEAHSCGVFSAIHEQSTDINQGVERKKPEEQGAGDQGMMFGYACRETDTYMPLAIELAHLLLRELSAIRREGKVMKYLRPDAKSQVTIEYSDDNKPQRIDAIVISTQHDDFAKEAAMQKQIKQDVINILIPRILKKLPKRVQVLFNDKIKYHVNPTGKFVIGGPHGDTGLTGRKIIVDTYGGKGAHGGGAFSGKDPSKVDRSAAYATRHIAKHLVAAGVCDEVLVQVAYAIGVAQPVGLYVNTYGTAKVKMTDGEISNKLSKMKEFDMRPYFIEKRFNLRSPIYLETAAYGHMGRESKTVEKVYNKGQANEKKIKVKLFPWEELNAINETKKVFGIK; via the coding sequence ATGCCATATTTATTTACTTCAGAGTCGGTATCAGAAGGACATCCTGATAAAGTAGCCGATCAGATTTCAGACGCTTTAATTGATAATTTTTTAGCATACGACTCAACTTCAAAAGTTGCTTGCGAAACTTTAGTAACTACAGGTCAGGTAGTGCTTGCAGGTGAGGTAAAATCAAATGCTTATTTAGATGTTCAGGATATTGCACGAAAAGTTATCAAGGAAATTGGTTATACTAAGAGTGAGTATATGTTTGAAGCACACTCTTGCGGAGTGTTTTCTGCTATACACGAACAGAGTACAGACATCAATCAGGGAGTAGAGCGCAAGAAGCCCGAAGAGCAAGGTGCAGGTGATCAGGGAATGATGTTTGGATATGCCTGCCGCGAGACAGACACCTACATGCCTTTAGCCATTGAGCTGGCACATTTATTACTTCGCGAACTTTCTGCTATTCGCAGAGAAGGTAAGGTAATGAAATATCTTCGTCCTGATGCAAAATCTCAGGTAACTATTGAGTATAGTGATGATAACAAGCCTCAACGTATTGATGCTATCGTGATTTCTACGCAGCATGATGACTTTGCAAAAGAAGCAGCCATGCAAAAACAAATCAAACAAGATGTTATCAATATTTTAATTCCACGTATTCTTAAAAAACTGCCTAAGAGAGTTCAGGTGTTGTTTAATGATAAAATTAAATATCACGTTAATCCAACAGGAAAATTTGTGATTGGCGGACCACATGGTGATACCGGACTTACAGGCAGAAAAATTATTGTGGATACTTATGGCGGAAAAGGTGCACATGGTGGTGGTGCTTTTAGTGGAAAAGATCCTTCAAAAGTTGACCGCAGTGCAGCTTATGCAACACGACATATTGCAAAGCATCTTGTAGCTGCAGGTGTATGTGACGAAGTTCTTGTGCAGGTAGCTTATGCTATTGGAGTAGCACAACCCGTTGGTTTGTATGTAAACACCTATGGTACTGCAAAGGTAAAAATGACTGATGGTGAGATATCCAATAAACTTTCAAAGATGAAAGAGTTTGATATGCGTCCATATTTTATTGAGAAACGTTTTAATCTTCGTTCCCCAATTTATTTAGAGACGGCAGCATACGGTCACATGGGTCGCGAATCTAAAACAGTTGAAAAAGTTTACAATAAAGGACAAGCAAACGAGAAAAAGATTAAAGTAAAACTTTTTCCATGGGAAGAGCTAAATGCAATTAACGAAACAAAAAAAGTTTTTGGAATCAAATAA